A genome region from Triticum aestivum cultivar Chinese Spring chromosome 2B, IWGSC CS RefSeq v2.1, whole genome shotgun sequence includes the following:
- the LOC123041912 gene encoding non-specific lipid transfer protein GPI-anchored 3 — protein MTMRPLVLLALAAVLAAGIGSAEGAGECARAIARVPQLARCAPAGRNPQSAPTAICCVAVRKVSMASPDCVCAVFLNDAFKLLGVKPEVALTIPKRCGIADCGDNTFP, from the exons ATGACAATGAGGCCGCTCGTCCTTCTTGCCCTGGCCGCCGTGCTCGCAGCCGGTATCGGCAGCGCTGAGGGAGCTGGCGAGTGCGCGAGGGCCATCGCCAGGGTCCCGCAACTGGCTCGGTGCGCCCCGGCGGGGCGCAACCCGCAGTCCGCGCCGACGGCCATCTGCTGCGTGGCGGTGCGCAAGGTCAGCATGGCGAGCCCCGATTGCGTGTGCGCCGTCTTCCTGAACGACGCCTTCAAACTGTTGGGAGTGAAGCCTGAGGTCGCACTCACGATCCCCAAGCGCTGTGGCATAGCCGACTGCGGAG ATAACACGTTTCCTTGA